A DNA window from Rhizobium sp. NXC14 contains the following coding sequences:
- a CDS encoding N-acetylmuramoyl-L-alanine amidase, whose amino-acid sequence MTSFEADYRGAYVRPSPNHGERADGRRPDMILLHYTGMPTADGALDWLCRDESQVSSHYFVHENGEVIQLVPEARRAWHAGKSSWHGESDINSLSIGIEIANAGHPGGLPDYPKEQIAAVIELCRDCVKRWSIAPERVLGHSDVAPIRKVDPGEKFPWAELHRAGVGHWVEPATITGGRFFQRGDAGQPVEALQSMLSLYGYGTEITGEFSQKTAGDVEAFQRHFRPERVDGIADFSTIDTLHRLLSALPRYS is encoded by the coding sequence ATGACCTCTTTCGAGGCCGATTACCGAGGCGCTTACGTGCGGCCGTCTCCCAACCACGGCGAGCGGGCGGACGGGCGCCGTCCCGATATGATCCTGCTGCATTATACCGGTATGCCGACGGCCGATGGTGCGCTCGACTGGCTCTGTCGGGACGAGAGCCAGGTTTCCAGCCATTATTTCGTGCACGAGAATGGCGAGGTGATTCAGCTCGTGCCGGAGGCGCGGCGCGCCTGGCATGCGGGCAAGAGCAGCTGGCACGGCGAGAGCGATATCAATTCGCTGTCGATCGGGATCGAAATTGCCAATGCCGGTCATCCCGGCGGCCTTCCCGACTATCCGAAGGAGCAGATCGCAGCAGTCATCGAATTGTGTCGCGACTGTGTCAAACGTTGGTCGATTGCGCCGGAAAGAGTGCTCGGGCATTCCGATGTCGCACCGATTCGCAAGGTCGATCCGGGCGAAAAATTCCCATGGGCCGAGCTTCATCGGGCGGGTGTGGGCCATTGGGTCGAGCCAGCGACGATCACCGGTGGGCGTTTCTTTCAGCGCGGGGACGCCGGCCAACCGGTGGAAGCGCTGCAGTCGATGCTGTCGCTCTATGGTTACGGCACTGAAATTACGGGGGAATTCTCCCAGAAGACGGCGGGCGACGTGGAAGCCTTCCAGCGACATTTCCGGCCCGAACGGGTGGACGGGATTGCCGATTTCTCGACAATCGACACGCTGCACCGGCTGCTGTCGGCGCTACCGCGTTACTCCTGA
- a CDS encoding DnaJ family molecular chaperone, whose protein sequence is MSFWEKLLNAIGTTAGNALSAVVEAIRTVFEGDPETRRKVAFSVAIIALSAKMAKADGVVSEKEVEAFREIFEFPEDQAKNVARLYNLARQDVAGYEAYAERLSTLCVTCAANCPVLEDVLDGLFHIAKADGLIHEKELNFLSHIAEIFQMSETRFEQIAARHVSSGGDPYKVLGVSPSDDFPTIRRRYRGLVSEHHPDRLISRGVPKEFHLIANERMAALNAAYAAIEKERRAA, encoded by the coding sequence ATGTCCTTCTGGGAAAAACTGTTGAATGCCATTGGCACTACCGCGGGCAATGCGCTTTCCGCGGTCGTCGAGGCAATCCGAACGGTTTTCGAAGGAGATCCCGAAACCCGGCGCAAAGTGGCGTTTTCCGTGGCGATCATTGCGCTTTCGGCCAAGATGGCCAAGGCCGACGGCGTCGTCAGCGAGAAAGAGGTCGAGGCCTTCCGCGAGATCTTCGAATTTCCCGAAGATCAGGCCAAGAATGTTGCCAGGCTCTATAATCTCGCGCGCCAGGATGTCGCCGGCTACGAAGCTTATGCCGAGCGGCTTTCGACGCTCTGCGTTACCTGCGCGGCCAATTGCCCGGTGCTGGAAGACGTGCTCGATGGCCTGTTCCACATTGCCAAGGCCGATGGGCTGATTCACGAGAAGGAGCTGAATTTCCTCAGCCATATCGCCGAGATCTTCCAGATGAGCGAGACACGTTTCGAGCAGATCGCCGCTCGCCACGTCTCGTCCGGCGGCGATCCCTACAAGGTGCTCGGCGTGTCGCCTTCCGACGATTTTCCGACGATCCGCCGCCGTTACCGCGGCCTCGTCAGCGAGCACCACCCAGATCGACTGATCTCGCGCGGGGTGCCGAAGGAGTTTCATTTGATCGCGAACGAGCGCATGGCGGCGCTGAACGCAGCCTATGCGGCGATCGAGAAGGAACGCCGCGCCGCATGA
- a CDS encoding pyrophosphate--fructose-6-phosphate 1-phosphotransferase has protein sequence MAKQKVAMLTAGGLAPCLSSAVGGLIERYSDVAPEIDIVAYKSGYQGVLLGDRIEITSQMRETAPLLHRYGGSPIGNSRVKLTNAADCVKRGLVKEGENPLRVAAERLADDGITILHTIGGDDTNTTAADLAAYLSANGYDLTVVGLPKTVDNDVVPIRQSLGAWTAAEVGAHFFDNVSNEQTAAPRTLVIHEVMGRHCGWLTAATARAYLQRTSRNQYVDGLMMDAHLKSIDAVYLPEIAFDLDAEAARLKDIMDRTGHATVLVSEGACLDAIVAEREAAGETVKRDAFGHVKIDTINVGAWFQKQFASLLNAERSLVQKSGYFARSAPANADDLRLIQSMVDLAVESALNKVSGVTGHDEAQNGKLRTIEFPRIKGGKAFDLSTAWFAEVMHNIGQKYKEA, from the coding sequence ATGGCCAAACAGAAAGTCGCAATGCTGACCGCCGGAGGCCTGGCGCCCTGTCTTTCCTCCGCAGTTGGCGGCCTCATCGAACGCTACAGCGACGTTGCGCCCGAAATCGACATCGTCGCCTATAAGTCCGGTTATCAGGGCGTGTTGCTCGGTGACCGCATCGAGATCACCAGTCAAATGCGGGAAACGGCGCCGCTGCTGCACCGCTATGGCGGCTCACCGATCGGCAATAGCCGCGTCAAGCTCACCAATGCCGCGGACTGCGTCAAGCGCGGCCTTGTCAAGGAAGGCGAGAACCCGCTGAGGGTCGCCGCCGAGCGTCTTGCCGATGACGGCATTACCATTCTCCATACGATCGGGGGCGACGACACCAATACCACCGCCGCCGACCTTGCCGCCTACCTCTCCGCCAACGGCTACGACCTGACGGTCGTCGGTCTGCCGAAGACGGTCGACAACGATGTCGTCCCCATCCGCCAGTCGCTCGGCGCCTGGACGGCCGCCGAAGTCGGCGCGCATTTCTTCGACAATGTCAGCAACGAGCAGACGGCCGCGCCGCGCACGCTCGTCATCCATGAGGTGATGGGCCGCCATTGCGGCTGGCTGACGGCAGCCACCGCCCGTGCCTATCTTCAGCGCACCAGCCGCAACCAATATGTCGACGGCCTGATGATGGACGCGCATCTGAAGAGCATCGACGCCGTTTATCTGCCCGAAATAGCCTTCGACCTCGACGCCGAGGCCGCCCGCCTGAAGGACATCATGGACCGCACCGGCCATGCCACCGTCTTGGTCTCGGAAGGCGCCTGCCTCGACGCCATCGTCGCCGAGCGCGAAGCTGCGGGTGAGACCGTCAAGCGTGACGCTTTCGGTCACGTGAAGATCGACACGATCAATGTCGGCGCCTGGTTCCAGAAGCAATTCGCCAGCCTGCTGAACGCAGAGCGTTCGCTGGTGCAGAAATCGGGCTATTTCGCTCGCTCGGCCCCGGCCAACGCCGACGACCTCAGGCTGATCCAGAGTATGGTCGATCTCGCTGTCGAAAGCGCGCTCAATAAGGTTTCCGGCGTCACCGGCCATGACGAAGCGCAGAACGGTAAGTTGCGCACTATAGAATTTCCCCGCATCAAAGGTGGCAAAGCTTTTGACCTGTCGACGGCATGGTTTGCCGAAGTCATGCACAATATAGGCCAGAAATACAAAGAAGCATGA
- a CDS encoding LysE family translocator — MSLEAWLAFAAASAIMLAIPGPTILLVVSYALGHGRRTAFATVSGVALGDFTAMTASLFGLGAVLATSAALFTLLKWIGGAYLIWLGIKLWRAPVIGEPVADNDNLPEEKSLKIFLHAYIVTALNPKSIVFFVAFVPQFLNPALPFFGQMTIMEATFLVLAILNAATYAFLAHSARGLIRKASVQRAVNRTGGTLLIAAGAVTAGYRRIAA; from the coding sequence ATGTCGCTTGAAGCCTGGCTCGCTTTTGCTGCCGCATCCGCCATCATGCTGGCCATACCGGGACCGACGATACTGCTCGTCGTCTCCTATGCGCTCGGTCATGGCCGTCGGACGGCCTTTGCGACGGTGAGCGGCGTGGCGCTTGGCGACTTCACCGCAATGACCGCGTCCCTGTTCGGTCTCGGCGCGGTGCTCGCCACCTCCGCCGCCCTCTTCACCCTCTTGAAGTGGATCGGCGGCGCCTACCTGATATGGCTGGGAATCAAGCTCTGGCGGGCTCCGGTGATTGGCGAGCCGGTCGCCGACAACGACAATCTGCCGGAGGAAAAGTCGCTTAAGATCTTCCTCCACGCCTATATCGTCACCGCCCTTAATCCGAAGAGTATCGTCTTCTTCGTCGCCTTCGTGCCGCAGTTCCTCAATCCGGCCCTGCCCTTCTTCGGGCAGATGACGATCATGGAAGCGACCTTCCTGGTGCTGGCGATCCTCAACGCCGCCACCTACGCTTTTCTGGCCCATTCCGCTCGCGGACTGATTCGCAAGGCGAGCGTTCAGCGCGCCGTGAACCGCACCGGCGGCACCCTGCTGATCGCTGCAGGCGCCGTCACGGCTGGGTATCGCCGTATTGCGGCTTAG
- a CDS encoding lytic transglycosylase domain-containing protein: MVAIGLSGLKRSLVVSTVLCCGVITGCTSVEYTSQAELTAAQTVVPTPKPGEDAMLAAVPTAEGAAGQAIAGSVLPQAAPSLTATAMPTAPGSQPADLTMQPGIQPAAYAQIPLTPEMTAIQSVVPTPRPGTPSQPATQLAFAATPQNSALAALAAVDTTPRSMDYGFDESGPIDPPTAPPMFSDDDRDDAPTVEKSFVTKLIQKYSKIYEIPETLLHRIVHRESRYNPKAYNKRGYFGLMQIKYNTAKSMGYDGAPGGLFDAETNIKYAAKYLRGAWLVSDNKEDDAVRLYARGYYYDAKRKGMNDVAQGNY; encoded by the coding sequence ATGGTAGCGATCGGATTGTCCGGCCTGAAACGCAGTCTTGTCGTTTCTACGGTGCTCTGCTGCGGCGTGATCACCGGCTGCACGAGCGTCGAATATACCTCTCAGGCCGAACTGACAGCCGCTCAGACCGTGGTGCCGACGCCGAAGCCCGGCGAAGATGCGATGCTTGCCGCAGTCCCGACAGCTGAAGGTGCTGCCGGCCAGGCGATCGCCGGCAGCGTTCTTCCCCAGGCAGCTCCGTCGCTCACAGCAACGGCGATGCCGACCGCGCCGGGCTCCCAGCCTGCCGATCTGACCATGCAGCCCGGCATACAGCCGGCGGCCTATGCGCAGATCCCCCTGACTCCCGAGATGACAGCGATCCAATCCGTCGTGCCGACGCCGCGCCCGGGAACGCCGTCACAGCCGGCGACGCAGCTTGCCTTTGCCGCCACCCCGCAGAACAGCGCGCTTGCAGCACTTGCCGCAGTCGACACCACGCCGCGTTCCATGGATTACGGCTTCGATGAGTCAGGACCGATCGATCCGCCGACGGCTCCCCCGATGTTCAGCGACGACGACAGGGACGATGCTCCGACCGTCGAGAAGAGCTTCGTCACCAAGCTCATCCAGAAATATTCGAAGATCTATGAAATTCCCGAGACGCTGCTCCACCGCATCGTTCATCGCGAGAGCCGCTACAATCCGAAGGCTTACAACAAGCGCGGCTATTTCGGCCTCATGCAAATCAAATACAACACCGCCAAATCTATGGGCTATGACGGTGCGCCGGGCGGCCTCTTCGACGCCGAGACCAACATCAAATATGCCGCAAAATATCTGCGCGGCGCCTGGCTCGTCTCCGACAACAAAGAAGACGACGCTGTCCGCCTCTATGCGCGCGGCTATTACTACGACGCCAAGCGCAAGGGCATGAATGATGTCGCCCAGGGTAATTACTGA